The Nocardioides zeae genome includes the window GTGCCGACCCGAACCCCGCGCCTGCTCCTGCTCGACACCGCCTCGCTCTACTTCCGGGCGTTCTTCGGGGTGCCCGACTCGATGCGGGCGGCGGACGGCACGCCGGTCAACGCCGTGCGCGGGCTCATGGACTTCGTCTCGCGGCTGACGGACGAGTACCGGCCCACCCATCTCGCCTGCTGCTGGGACGACGACTGGCGCCCGCAGTGGCGCGTGGACCTGCTGCCGACCTACAAGGCGCACCGCGTGGTGGAGGAGCGGACCGCCGACCCGGACGTCGAGGAGGTGCCCGACCCGCTGCAGGTCCAGGTGCCGATCATCCGCGACGTGCTCGCGGCGTGGGGGCTGCCCGTCGTCGGTGCGCCGGAGCACGAGGCCGACGACGTGATCGGCACCCTCGCCACCGGGGCGGGGATGCCCGTCGACGTCGTGACCGGCGACCGTGACCTGTTCCAGCTGGTCGACGACGCGGTCGAGGTGCGGGTGCTCTACACCGCCCGGGGCGTCGGCCGCCACGAGCGGGTGGACGAGGCGGTGGTGCTGGAGAAGTACGGCGTGCGCGCCGACCAGTACGCCGACTTCGCGACGTTGCGCGGGGACACCTCCGACGGCCTGCCGGGCGTCAAGGGCGTCGGGGAGAAGACGGCGGCCACCCTGCTCGGCCGGTTCGGCGACATCGCCGGCATCCGCGCCGCCGCCGAGGACCCGACGGCCGACATGGCGCCCGGGGTGCGGGCGAAGGTGAAGGACGCCGCGGCCTACCTCGACGTGGCGCCGACCGTCGTCGCCGTCGTGCGGGACCTCCCCGTGCGGGACGTGGACCTGACGCTGCCGCCCGCGCCGGCGGACCCCGACGCCGCCGCGGCGCTCACCGAGCGCTGGGACCTCGGCACCAGCGCCACCCGCCTCACCGAGGTGCTCGGGGCGCTCGACGCCTGACCCCGGGTTCCGTCGAGTTGTCACGTACGCCGCGGCTCAGGCGTCGAGATGGGTCGTACGCCGCGGCTCCGGCGTCGAGATGGGTCGTACGCCGCGGCTCAGGCGTCGAGATGGGTCGTACGCCGCGGCTCAGGCGTCGAGATGGGTCGTACGCACGGATTGATCCAGCCGGAAAGCCCAACTCGACGATCCTGCCGCGGCGTTCGACCCAACTCGACGACCCAACCGCGGCGTACGTGACAACTCGGCGCGGAGTTAGAGGGCGTCCGTACGGTGGAGCGCATGGCACGCATCGCAATCGTCGGAGGAAATGGTCAGATCGCCCGGCTGCTGCACCCCCTGCTGGTGCAGGCGGGGCACACGCCGGTGGCGCTCGTGCGCACGGCGTCCTACGCCCCTGACCTCGAGGCGCTCGGCGCCGAGGTGGGCATCCTCGACATCGAGAACAGCCGGCCCGACGACTACGCGGCCGCGTTCGAGGGCGCCGACGCCGTCGTCTTCGCCGCCGGCGGCGGACCCGACGGCAACGCCGAGCGCAAGCGCACCGTCGACCTCGGCGGCTCCCTCGGCTCCATCGCCGGGGCGCGTCAGGCCGGCGTGGAGCGCTTCGTGCAGATCTCCGCGATCGGGGTCGACCAGACGGTCCCCGACGACGCGGAGCCGGTGTGGAAGGAGTACGTCGCGGCCAAGCGCGACGCCGACAAGGCGCTCCGCGCCTCCGGCCTGCACTGGACGATCATCCGGCCGGGCCGCCTCACGGACGACCCGCCGACCGGCACCGTGACCCTCGCCCCCGAGGTCGAGCGGGGGGACGTCACCCGCGGGGACGTCGCGGCCGTCGTCGCCACCGTGCTCGACGAGCCGACCTCCGTCGGCCACCAGTGGGAGCTGGTCGGCGGCACCACCGCGATCGTCGACGCCGTCAGGTCCGCGACCGCCTGAGCCCGACCGCCAGCTCCATGCGACCCTCGCCCGGCCGAGCCGCCGGGCGGGGGTCCGTCGCGAGCAGCGCCATCGTGCGCACGTCGAACCGCTCGTCGCCGTAGCGCAGCTTGGCCCGCTCGACGCCCTCCGGCACGAAGCCCACCGCCTCCGCCACTGCCCCCGACGCCGGGTTGTTCGTGCGGTGCCCCAGCTCGAGGCGGAACAGGTCGAGGTCGGTGAAGGCCCACTCCACGACGGCCGCCAGCGACCGCCGCACGTGGCCCCGGCCGCGCGCGGCCCCCGAGCTGAAGTACGACACCCACGCCGTGCCGTGCCGCCGCGACACCGACGTGAGCGCCACGTTCGCGACCGGCACGCCGTCCGCGACCACCGCGAGCGGGTACTGCTCCCCCGCCGCCGGGTCCGGCTGCCACGCCAGCATCCGCTCGAGGCAGGCCGCCGCATCGGCGAGCGTCCGCACCGGCCACGGGTACTGCGTGTCCAGGTCCGACGACGCCGCGAAGATCTCGAGCACCGCCTCGGCGTCCTCGCGCCGCCAGGGGCGGAGCAGCAGGTCCCCCACCGGTTCAGATCTCCGCGGCGACCGTCGTGTAGGCCACGATCCCGCGGTTGAGCAGGTCGCCCGCCTCCCGCGCCGTACGACGCAGGGTGGTGCTCGTCGTCGCGGCGGCGATCTGGTCGGTCACGTCGAGGAGCTGCTTGACGACGCGCACGAAGTCGCCGGCGGGCATGCCGGTGGCCCGCAGGATGTCGTCGAGGTCGTCGCCCCGCGCCCACGCGTGGGCCGCCCAGGCGAACCCGGCGTCCGGCTCGCGCAGCTGGTCGAGCTTGTGGTGCTTCTCCAGCACGGACAGGTCGGCCCAGAGCCGACGCGTCAGGCTGACGGCCTCGGACACCTTCGCCGACGGCAGCCGCGGCCCGCGACCGTCGTCCGTGCGCCGAGCCTCGAACACCAGCACGGACAGGGCCGCCGCGAGGTCGGGTGCGTCGAGCCCCTCCCACGCGCCGAGGCGCAACGCCTCGGCCGCGACGAGGTCGAGCTCCGAGTAGATGCGCATGAGCGCGCGCCCACGGTCCGTGACCGTCTCGCCGTCGAGGTAGTCGAGCGCCTTGAGCACGTCGCTGACCCGGTCGAACTGCCGCGCGATGGTGTTGGTGCGCGACTCGATGCGCCGCCGCAGGGTGGTCGCCTCCCGGTCGAGCTTGAACCAGCGTTCCGCCCACCGCGCGTGGGTCTCGCGGTCGGGACAGGAGTGGCAGGGGTGCGCCTTCATCTCGGCGCGCAGGCGCTCGACCTCGGCGGCCACGCGCTCGGGCCCGGTCCCGTGGCCGTCGGCCCCGGCCGTCCCACCGGCACGGCCCGACCGGCCCTCCCGGGCCGGCTCGACCGGCGGGGGCGGCGGCAGGTCGCGCACGTGGTTGGTGAGGTACGCCGCGAGGTCGCGCCGCTGCTGGGGGTTGCGGCCGTCGAAGTTCTTGGGCATACGGATGCGGCTGGCGGCGCGCACGGGCTCCGGGAAGTCGATGAGACCCAGGCGCCGCGACTGCCGGCCGACGGTCACGACCGAGGGCCGGGGCTCGTCGCGGCCCAGGCCGGGATCGGTCACCACGGCCCAACCGGCGAACTTGCCGCCCGGCACCTTGATGACGTCGCCGACCTTGAGCCGGGTCAGCGAGCCCACGACGTCCTCGCGCCGGTCGCTCCGGCGCGCCCGGGACCCCTCCTTCTCGGCCTCCGACACCCGGCGGCGGAGCGCGGCGTACTCCATGAAGTCGCCGCGGTCGCAGGTCGCGGCCTCGGCGTAGCCCGCGAGCGCCTCGTCGCTCTTGTGGAGCTGCCGGGCGAGGCCCACCACCGCCTTGTCGGCCTGGAACTGCGCGAACGAGCTCTCGAGGAGCTGCCGCGAGCGGTCGCGGCCGAAGCGGTGCACGAGGTTGACGGCCATGTTGTAGGACGGCCGGAACGAGGAGCGGAGCGGGTAGGTGCGGGTCGACGCCAGGCCGGCGACGTCCGTCGGGTTCATGCCCTGCTGCCAGACGACGACCGCGTGGCCCTCGACGTCGAGCCCGCGGCGACCCGCGCGGCCCGTCAGCTGGGTGTACTCCCCCGGCGTGATGTCGGCGTGCGCCTCGCCGTTCCACTTCACCAGCTTCTCGAGGACCACGGTGCGGGCCGGCATGTTGATGCCCAGCGCCAGGGTCTCCGTGGCGAAGACCGCCCGCACCAGGCCGCGGACGAAGAGCTCCTCGACGCACTCCTTGAAGGTCGGGAGCATGCCGGCGTGGTGCGCCGCGACCCCGCGGGTCAGCCCCTCGAGGAAGGTCGCGTAGCCCAGCACCTGGCGGTCGGCGCGGGGCAGGTCGGCGCACCGCTCCTCGACGTAGGCGCGGATCTCCTTCTGCTCCTCGGCGTCGGTGAGCCAGAGGTCGGCGTCGAGGCACTGCGAGACGGCCGCGTCGCACCCGGCCCGGCTGAAGATGAAGGTGATGGCGGGCAGGAGCCCCTCGCGGTCGAGGCGCTGGACCACCTCGGCGCGGCTGGGGATCCACATGCGCCGGCCGTTCCCGACGTCGCGGCCGCGCCCCGCGCCCCCGCGGCCCTGGCTGCCGCCGTGGCGCTGGCCCTTGGGCGTGCGGCGGTCGCGGATCCGGCTGCTCGCCCAGTCGTCCCGGGCGATCTTGAGCAGGTGCGGGTTGACCTTCGCGCCGTCGCCGGCGAAACCGGCGCTGGCCGCCTCGTCGCTCCGCGCGAACAGGTCGTGCAGCTGCCGCCCCACGATGACGTGCTGGAAGAGCGGGACGGGACGGCGCTCCTCGACGATCGTCGTCGTGTCGCCGCGCACCGTGGCGAGCCACTCGCCGAACTCCTCTGCGTTGGACACCGTCGCCGACAGCGAGACCACCACCACCGACTCGGGGAGGTGGATGATGACCTCCTCCCAGACGGCACCGCGGTTGCGATCGGCCAGGTAGTGCACCTCGTCCATCACCACGTAGCCGAGCTCGGACAGCGTGCGCGACCCGGCGTAGATCATGTTGCGCAGCACCTCGGTCGTCATGACGACGATCGGCGCCTCGCCGTTGACCGCGTTGTCGCCGGTGAGCAGACCGACGCGGTCCGCGCCGTACCGGTCGACGAGGTCGTTGTACTTCTGGTTCGACAGCGCCTTGATGGGCGTCGTGTAGAAGCACTTGCGGCCCTCGGCCAGCGCCAGGTGCACCGCGAACTCGCCCACGACCGTCTTGCCGGAGCCGGTCGGGGCCGCGACGAGCACGCCGCGGCCGTCCTCCAGCTCGCGGCAGGCGCGCAGCTGGAAGTCGTCGAGGCCGAACGAGAAGCCCGCCGCGAAGTCGTGGAGCAGCGGGTGCGACTGGGACTTGCGGAACGCGGCGTACCGCTCGGCGGCGCTCGGCTCGGCGGTGTCGGACCGGTCGGTCATGGGCAGCCCCTTCAGGCGATCACCGTGAGCGCCGCGGGAACGGCGGTCACGGTCAGCGGCAGGGAGCCCAAGGGCTCCCCGTCCGCGTAGGCGGTGATGTCGGCGGCGGCGATCGTCGCCGACCGGACCCGGTGGTGCTCGTAGGCCGGGTGGGTGGTGTGGGTGCCGCGGTAGAGGTGCGGGAACGCCCGCACGAGACCGCGGCGGTCGAGCGAGCGCACGACCACGACGTCGAGCAGCCCGTCGTCGGGCTCCGCGCCCTCGGTGATGCGCAGCCCACCGCCGAACGACGAGGTGTTGCCGACGGCCGCGAGCACGCCCTCCACCGTACGCACGCGCCCGTCGAGCTCGAGCGTGTACCGCCGCGGCGCGAGGCTGCGGAGCTCGACGGCGGTCGCCGCGACGTACCGCAGCGGCCCCCGCGGCCAGGTCATGGCGTCGGCCCGCTCCGCGACGAGGGCGTCGAAGCCGCACGCCACGACGGTGGCGACGTAGCGGTCACCGACCCGCGCGACGTCGAGCGTACGGCGCGGGCCCGCGATGATCCGGTCCGCCGCCGCCACCGGTGCGGTCGGCAGGCCGAGCTCGCGCGCGAGGTCGTTGCCCGTGCCGGCCGGCACGACCCCGAGCGGGATGCCCGCCGGCACGACGTGCTGCAGCGCGAGGTGGACCGTCCCGTCGCCGCCGCATGCGACGAGGGCCTCGACGCCGTCGGCGACGGCCGCGCCGGCGAGACGCCGTGCCTCGTCGACGTCGCGACCGACCAGGTCCACGACGTCGAACCCGGCGTCGCGCAGGCGGGGCAGGACCACCGAGCGCGCGCGGGCGCCCCGGCCGCGACCCGCGCCGGGGTGGGTCAGGAGGGCGATCCGCCGCACCGCCGCCTCAGATCGGCGACGGTTCGTCGGGCGACAGCCCGGAGTACGGCGACCGCGCGGCCTTGCGCTTGTCGAGGACCCGCGCGATGACCTCCGAGACGCCGACGAGGGCACACATGGGGAGCGCGAGGAAGAGCATCGTGAACGGGTCGGTCGAGGGCGTGGCGATGGCCGCGAAGACGAAGATGCCGATGACGAACCACGGCCGGTACTGCCCGATGACCCGCCCCGGCAGCAGGCCGGTCAGGTTGAGCAGGATGAGGAAGACCGGGATCTCGAAGGAGATCCCGAAGACCAGCAGCGTGCGCACCAGGAACGAGAAGTAGTCACCGAACTCGACCAGGTTGGTGAGGTCGGCCTGGGTGAACCCGATGAGGATCTCGAGGCCCTTGGGCAGCGTCAGGTAGCCCACCAGCACGCCGATCATGAAGAGCGGACCGGCGAACGCGGCGAAGACGCGGCTCCACTTGCGCTCGTGGGCGTGCAGCCCCGGGAGGATGAACGACCAGATCTGGTGCAGCCAGTACGGGCTGGTCACCACGAGGGCGGCCATGCCGCAGAGCTTGAGGTAGAGCACGAGCGGCCCACCGACGCCGGCGATGGTCGCCTGGGTGTCGGTGCCACCGCCGAGCCGCTCCGCCGCCTGCTTGTAGGGGTCGAAGACGAGCGCGAAGATCTGGTCGAAGAAGAAGAGCGCGACGACCAGAGCCACGACCCAGGCGGTGACGGCGCGCATCACGCGACCGCGCAGCTCCCGCAGGTGGTCGGAGAGCGCCATGCGGCCGTCGTCGCCGACGGAGTGGACCGGGCGGACCGAGTAGAAGCGCAGGAGTCCCTTGATAGCCACGGAGGACGGTGCGGAGGTCAGCCGTTGGTGGTGTCGCGACGCTCCTGGCGCACGGCCTCGGCGTCCTCCACCTGGCGGGCCTCGAGCGGGCGCGTGGCGGGGTCGGCGGCGGTGCCGCGGTCCTTCGCGTCCTTCTCGTCGTCGTCGTCGATCAGACCCTTGGTCTCCGACTTGAAGATGCGGAGCGCCTGGCCGGTGCCGCGGGCGAGCTCGGGGAGCTTCTTGGCGCCGAAGAGCAGCACGATCACCAGGATGATCAGGACGAGCTCCCACCCTCCCGGCATGGCGATGAGTGGCTGGACCACGATGTTCCTCACAGACTGTCGGAGACGGCTCGTCCACTGTACGCGACGTCAGGCGTACAGGCTGAGCGTCTCCTGTGCACGGGCGGTGAACGCCGAGGCGAGCTCGGCGGGGGCCAGCACCGACACGTGCGGGGCGTGCCGCGAGACCAGCCGCACCAGCCACCGCGGGTCGACGACGTGGAGGTCGACCTCCGACCGGCCGTCGGCGCGCTCGCGCTGCGCGACGACGGGGAGGTAGTCGGGCAGCCAGCGCACCTCGGCGTCGAGGAGCAGCGTCGCCAGCGGGCTGTCGGCGGGCGGCACGAACGGCTCGAACGTGGCCTCCGCCTGCGTCGCCCCGGCGCCCGTCGCGGTGGCGTCGGCCCGGACGCGCACGGCCGAGTCGAGCGTGCGGGCCTCGACGATGCGGTCGACGCGGAAGGTGCGCGGCGCGTCGGCGGCGTGGCACCAGGCGTCGAGGTAGGCGACGTTCCCGTGCTCGGTGACGAGGTGCGGGTCGACCGTGCGCTCGACGACCTCGTCGCGCGACGGCACGTGGTAGCGCAGCAGCACCTGCCGCTCGGCGGCCACCGCCTGCTCCAGCTGCGCCCGCACGTCGGCGGCCGGGTCCACGCCCGAGCCGTCCTCCCCCGCGTCGATCGCCGCCTCGTCGCCGAGGGCGGCCTCCAGCTTGTGCAGCACCCGGTCCACGACGTCCCGGGCGTCGGCCTCCGCTGACCCGCGTACGACGCGGAGCGCCACCACGAGGGCGGAGGCCTCGGTCGGCGAGAGCCGCAGCGGGCGGTCCAGGTAGTCCGCGTTCGACATGCGGATCAGCCGGTCGCCGTCCGGCTGCACCAGCGCCGAGATGTCGACGTCGATGAGGTCGTCCGGGTAGCCGCCGGGCAGGCCGCACATGAAGAGGACGTGGAGGTCCTTGACGATCTGCTGCGGGGTCAGCCCGAGGTCCCGCGCCGCCTCCTCGACGTGCACGGTGCCGCGCGCGTTGAGGTAGGGCACCAGGGCGAGCATGCGGCCGACCTGCTCGCGGGCGCCGGTGCCGGTGGTGCTCATGCGGGCTCCTCCTCGGGACGGTCCGTCGGGTCGAGCGCGGCGCGCAGGGCCGCCACGACGTCGTCACGCAGGGCGGGCGGGCCCTCGACGACGACGTCGGGTCCGTGCTCGAGCACGAGCCGCAGCGCGACGGGACCCGACCAGGGCAGCGTGACGCGGTCCCACCCGTCGGTGCCGTCCGGCCCGAGCACGCCGGGCTCGGTGCTCGTGGCGTCGCGCCGCAGCGCGAACCCGACCCCGCGGCGTACCAGCAGCACCGCGGGGTCCCCCGTCGGGGGCGCGGGCCGCAGCCGCCGGGCGACCTCGGAGACGTCCACGCCGGCGGGGGGCACGAAGGCGTCGCGGCGCCCCACGGCGCGCGCGGTGCCGACGATGCGCGACAGCCGGAACACGCGCTCGGCGTCCCGGTCGGTGTCGAGACCGACGGCGTACCAGCGGCTGCCGTAGCGCACGAGGCCCCACGGCTGGAGGTGACGGCGGGTCGGCGTCGCGTCGCGACGTCCCCGGTAGTCGAACTCGACCGCCGTGCGGGAGTGCACGGCCTCGACCATCACCTCGAACGAGGGCTCCTCCGCACCGACGCGCGGCACGGCGACGCCGAGGTCGGCGGCGTCGATCGACTCGGCCGCCTCGGTCTCGGGATCGCCCTCCGATCCGCGCCGGGCTGCCGTCAGCTTGCGCAGACCGGTGCGTGCGGCGTCGGACAGCCGGGCGCTCTGCCAGACCTGCGTCGCGACACCGAGCACCGCCGCCTCGTCCGGCTCCAGGGCGATCTCCGGCAGCGCGAACTCCGCGGCCGGCACCCGGTAGCCCAGCTCGTCCTCGAAGAGCGGGTCGAACGACCCGACCTCGACCGGTACGCCGAGCCCGCGGAGCTCGTCCTTGTCGCGCTCGAAGGCGCGGTCGAACGCCGCGTCGCCGAGGTCGGCGTAGAGCTCCGCCCGGATCCGTGCCTTGGAGACGAAGCCCCGCTGCACGAGCAGCATGATGAGCAGCTTCATGAGCCGCTCGCTGCGCCGTCCGCTCATGGCCGGGTCATCGGATCGCGCGTCGCGTCACTCGGTGGCCGGCGCGCTCGGGTCGACGGGCGCCTCGGTCGACTCCGTGGCGGCCGGGTCCGTGGTAGCCGGGTCCGTGGCCGCCGGGTCGGTCGGCTCGGTCTCGGCAGGCGCCTCGGGGAGCACGACGGATCCGAGCACGTCGACGACGAAGTAGAGCGTGTCGGTGCCCGAGATGCCCGCCTGCTCGTTGCCCGCCTCGCCGTAGCCGAGCTCCGGCGGGATCCCGAGCACGACGCGGGTGCCGGCCTTGAGCCCGACGAGCGCCTCGTTCCAGCCCTCGATCACACCGGCGTTCGGTCCGCCCACCACGAAGGCGCGCGGCAGACCGCCCGAGTAGGACTCGTCGAAGGGCGCCTCGCCGCCGAAGGTCTGACCGAGGTAGTTGGCGACCAGCAGCGCACCCTCCTCGACGACGGGGCCGTCACCCTCGACGAGCGTGGCGACCTGCAGCTCGTCGGTCGGCTCGGCCGCTCCCTCGAAGTCGAAGCCGGTGACCTCGTCGCCGCTCTCCACGAGGGTCGGCAGACCCTCGGGGGCGGCCTCCTCGGTGCCCTCCGGGCCGTCGAGGGCCACGGCGAGGACGTCGATGACGTAGACGACGGGGTCGCGGTTGCCGATGCCGATGTTCGCCTGGCCGTCGCCGCCGAACGCGTTCTCGTAGTCCGACACCACGACGACCCGCGACCCGGCCTTCACGCCCTCGAGGCTGTCGGCGATCGACGCCGGCATCGCGTTCGTGAGCGGGTCGAGCAGCAGGGACGCCGCCGTCTGCTGGAGCGCGGCAGCGACCGTGGTGGACGGCGCCTCGGAGGACACGGGCACGATGCCCGGGTCACCGAACTCGTAGGTCGAGAAGGCCTCCTGGCCCGTGATGCCGTTGCCGATCCACGCCTGGAGGACGACGTCGGAGCCCTCCTCGACGGTCTGGCCGTCGCCCTCGATCACGGTCTTCGAGCCGAACCCCTCGGGCGACAGCTCCCCGTCGATCTCGACCTCGGGCGCGAGCCCGAGCTCCCCGCTGACGGTGACCTGGTCGAGGCCCGCGTCCTGGTCGTCGGAGTCGCCGCACGCGGCGAGCGCGGTCAGCGGCAGGACCGCGGCGAGGAACGCGCCGGACACACGGCGGACGGACCGGGAAGTGCGCACGAGGTCACCCTTCGTCTCGAATCGGCAAGGAACCGCGGTCACCTTACCGACCCGGGTGGCGTCGCTCGGGCGGCGTACCCCCTCCGGTCACATCCCGTCGATGAGGCGCTGGACGCGCTCGTCCTCCGAGCGGAAGGGGTCCTTGCACAGGACGGTGCGCTGGGCCTGGTCGTTGAGCTTGAGGTGCACCCAGTCGACCGTGAAGTCGCGGCGGCGCTCCTGGGCCTTCTTGATGAACTCGCCGCGCAGGCGGGCCCGCGTGGTCTGCGGCGGCACCGACTTGGCCTGCAGGATCTCGATGTCGGTGGTGACGCGGGCCGCCTTGCCGCGGTTCTGGAGCAGGTAGAACAACCCGCGGTCCCGCCGGATGTCGTGGTAGGCCAGGTCCAGCTGGGCGATGCGGGGGTGGCTCATCGGCAGCCCGTGCTTCGCGCGGTAGGCCTCGATGAGCTTCCACTTGATGACCCAGTCGATCTCGGTGTCGACGAGCCCGAGGTCGTCCGACTCCACGGCCTTGATGCCGCGCTCCCAGAGATCGAGCACCCGCTCGATGAGCGGGGTCGAGATGCCGCGGCGGTCGACGAAGTCACGCGCCTTCGCGAGGTACTCCGACTGGATCTCCAGCGCGCTCGCCTCCCGCCCGTTCGCGAGCCGCACCCGTCGCTGGCCGGACAGGTCGTGGGAGATCTCGCGGATCGCACGGATCGGGTTCTCGAGCGTGAGGTCGCGCATGACGACCCCCTCCTCGATCATCCGGAGCACCAGGTCGCAGCTGGCCACCTTCAGCATCGTGGTGGTCTCGCTCATGTTGGAGTCGCCGACGATGACGTGCAGGCGGCGGTACCGCTCCGCGTCCGCGTGCGGCTCGTCCCGCGTGTTGATGATGGGGCGGCTGCGCGTCGTCGCGCTGCTGACGCCCTCCCAGATGTGCTCCGCCCGCTGGCTGACGGTGTACGTCGCACCCCGCGGCGTGTGCGTGATCTTGCCGGCACCGACGACGATCTGCCGGGTGACGAGGAACGGGATGAGGACGTCCGCGAGGCGGCTGAACTCCCCCGCCCGGCTCACCAAGTAGTTCTCGTGGCAGCCGTAGGAGTTGCCCGCGGAGTCGGTGTTGTTCTTGAAGAGGTAGATGTCGCCGGCGATGCCCTCGTCGTGGAGGCGCTGCTCGGCGTCGACGAGCAGGCCCTCGAGCACCCGCTCCCCGGCCTTGTCGTG containing:
- the pafA gene encoding Pup--protein ligase — protein: MDRRIFGIENEYGVTCTFRGQRRLSPDEVARYLFRRVVSWGRSSNVFLRNGARLYLDVGSHPEYATPECDDIAELVAHDKAGERVLEGLLVDAEQRLHDEGIAGDIYLFKNNTDSAGNSYGCHENYLVSRAGEFSRLADVLIPFLVTRQIVVGAGKITHTPRGATYTVSQRAEHIWEGVSSATTRSRPIINTRDEPHADAERYRRLHVIVGDSNMSETTTMLKVASCDLVLRMIEEGVVMRDLTLENPIRAIREISHDLSGQRRVRLANGREASALEIQSEYLAKARDFVDRRGISTPLIERVLDLWERGIKAVESDDLGLVDTEIDWVIKWKLIEAYRAKHGLPMSHPRIAQLDLAYHDIRRDRGLFYLLQNRGKAARVTTDIEILQAKSVPPQTTRARLRGEFIKKAQERRRDFTVDWVHLKLNDQAQRTVLCKDPFRSEDERVQRLIDGM